The following proteins are co-located in the Pseudomonas antarctica genome:
- a CDS encoding malonate decarboxylase subunit delta: METLSFEFPAGQPPTGRALVGCVGSGDLEVLLEPGTPGMLTIQVQTSVNGAEQRWQHLFERIFQEQMPPALKIDIHDFGATPGVVRLRLEQGFEEIGHD, translated from the coding sequence ATGGAAACCTTATCCTTTGAATTCCCCGCCGGGCAGCCGCCAACAGGCCGTGCGCTGGTGGGTTGCGTCGGCTCCGGTGACCTGGAAGTGCTGCTGGAACCGGGCACCCCGGGCATGCTGACTATTCAGGTGCAGACCTCGGTAAATGGCGCCGAACAACGCTGGCAGCATCTGTTTGAGCGGATCTTCCAGGAACAGATGCCCCCAGCCTTGAAGATTGATATCCACGATTTCGGCGCCACCCCCGGCGTGGTGCGCTTGCGCCTGGAGCAGGGTTTCGAGGAGATCGGCCATGACTGA
- a CDS encoding triphosphoribosyl-dephospho-CoA synthase yields MRALKLHELSLADRLADMAVDALIDEADLSPKPALVDRRGNGAHADLHLGLMHASALSLWPMFKAMAEAALEFGEVGLPLREALGRIGREGEQAMLTTTNGVNTHRGAIWALGLLTAAAALEPRAITLTAARLALLNDRYAPQPLSHGAQVAQRYGARGAREEAQLGFPSVVQRGLPQLHKSRQQNVGEQNARLDALLAIMTDLADTCVLYRAGIEGLNAMQHGAQAVLDAGGSATLAGRRQLHELDQQLLALNASPGGAADLLAACLFIDRLDGAL; encoded by the coding sequence ATGCGCGCCCTCAAACTGCATGAACTGAGCCTCGCCGATCGCCTGGCGGACATGGCCGTCGACGCGCTGATTGATGAGGCGGACTTGTCGCCAAAACCCGCCTTGGTCGACCGTCGCGGCAATGGCGCCCATGCCGATTTACACTTGGGCCTGATGCACGCGTCGGCGCTGTCGCTGTGGCCGATGTTCAAGGCGATGGCTGAAGCCGCGCTTGAATTCGGTGAAGTCGGTTTGCCGCTGCGCGAAGCCCTCGGGCGGATTGGTCGCGAAGGTGAGCAAGCCATGCTCACCACCACCAACGGCGTGAACACCCACCGCGGCGCGATCTGGGCACTCGGTTTGCTTACCGCAGCTGCGGCCCTGGAACCACGCGCCATCACGCTGACTGCGGCCAGGCTGGCCTTGCTCAATGACCGCTACGCGCCCCAACCGCTGAGCCATGGCGCCCAAGTCGCCCAACGTTACGGCGCACGCGGTGCCCGTGAAGAAGCGCAGCTGGGCTTCCCTTCGGTTGTACAACGAGGCCTGCCGCAACTGCACAAAAGCCGTCAGCAAAATGTCGGCGAACAGAACGCCCGCCTGGACGCCTTGCTCGCAATCATGACCGACCTGGCCGATACCTGCGTGCTCTACCGCGCAGGCATCGAGGGCCTCAACGCCATGCAACACGGCGCCCAGGCTGTGCTGGATGCAGGTGGCAGCGCAACCCTCGCCGGCCGCCGCCAACTGCACGAACTCGACCAGCAATTACTGGCCCTGAATGCGTCCCCCGGCGGCGCCGCCGACCTGTTGGCCGCCTGCCTGTTTATCGACCGCCTCGACGGAGCGTTGTGA
- the mdcA gene encoding malonate decarboxylase subunit alpha, which produces MTTTITPDSRWTRRRDEKQRRLGLVKQYADGAVLPSDKIVEALEALILPGDRVVLEGNNQKQADFLSRSLAKADPAKLHDLHMIMPSVGRSEHLDLFEKGIARKLDFSFAGTQSLRISQLLEDGLLEIGAIHTYIELYARLVVDLIPNVVLSAGFMADRAGNIYTGASTEDTPALIEPAAFSDGIVIVQVNQLVDDVTDLPRVDIPASWVDFVVVADKPFYIEPLFTRDPRHIKPVHVLMAMMAIRGIYEKHNVQSLNHGIGFNTAAIELILPTYGESLGLKGKICRNWTLNPHPTLIPAIESGWVESVHCFGTELGMENYIAARPDVFFTGRDGSMRSNRMFCQLAGQYAVDLFIGATLQVDGDGHSSTVTRGRLAGFGGAPNMGHDPRGRRHGTPAWLDMRHDDAPEALLERGKKLVVQMVETFQEGGKPTFVETLDAVEVARKSGMPLAPIMIYGDDVTHLLTEEGIAYLYKARSLEERQAMIAAVAGVTAIGMRHNPKDTARMRREGLIALPEDLGIRRTDATRELLAAKSVADLVEWSGGLYNPPAKFRSW; this is translated from the coding sequence ATGACAACAACCATCACCCCCGACTCGCGCTGGACGCGGCGGCGCGACGAGAAGCAGCGGCGCCTCGGGTTGGTCAAACAATACGCAGACGGGGCGGTGCTGCCCAGCGACAAGATCGTCGAGGCTCTCGAAGCCCTGATCCTGCCTGGCGACCGCGTGGTGCTGGAGGGCAACAACCAGAAGCAAGCCGATTTCCTCTCGCGTTCCCTGGCCAAGGCCGACCCGGCCAAGCTCCACGATTTGCACATGATCATGCCCAGCGTCGGCCGCTCCGAGCACCTCGACCTGTTTGAAAAGGGCATCGCGCGCAAGCTCGACTTCTCCTTCGCCGGCACCCAATCCCTGCGCATCAGCCAGTTGCTCGAAGACGGCCTGCTGGAAATCGGCGCGATCCACACGTATATCGAACTCTACGCACGGCTGGTGGTGGACCTGATCCCCAACGTCGTGCTCTCGGCCGGTTTCATGGCCGACCGCGCCGGCAATATCTACACCGGCGCAAGCACCGAAGACACCCCGGCGCTGATCGAACCCGCCGCGTTCAGTGATGGCATCGTCATCGTGCAGGTCAACCAGTTGGTGGACGACGTGACCGACTTGCCGCGCGTCGACATCCCCGCCAGTTGGGTGGATTTTGTGGTGGTGGCCGACAAGCCGTTCTACATCGAGCCGCTGTTCACCCGCGACCCGCGCCACATTAAGCCGGTGCATGTGCTGATGGCGATGATGGCGATCCGTGGCATCTACGAAAAACACAATGTGCAGTCGCTCAACCATGGCATCGGTTTCAACACGGCCGCCATCGAGCTGATCCTGCCCACCTACGGCGAGTCCCTCGGTCTTAAGGGCAAAATCTGCCGCAACTGGACCCTCAACCCACACCCAACCCTGATCCCCGCCATCGAAAGCGGCTGGGTCGAAAGCGTGCATTGCTTCGGCACCGAGCTGGGCATGGAAAACTACATCGCCGCACGGCCGGATGTGTTCTTCACCGGCCGCGACGGCTCGATGCGCTCCAACCGTATGTTCTGCCAACTGGCCGGCCAGTACGCGGTGGACCTGTTTATCGGCGCCACCCTGCAAGTGGACGGCGACGGGCATTCCTCCACCGTGACCCGTGGCCGCCTGGCGGGTTTTGGTGGCGCGCCGAACATGGGCCACGACCCGCGTGGTCGTCGCCATGGCACCCCGGCCTGGCTGGATATGCGCCACGATGACGCGCCCGAAGCCTTGCTCGAACGCGGCAAAAAACTCGTGGTGCAAATGGTCGAGACCTTCCAGGAAGGCGGCAAACCTACCTTCGTCGAAACCCTCGACGCGGTGGAAGTCGCACGCAAAAGCGGCATGCCGCTGGCGCCGATCATGATCTACGGCGACGACGTCACCCACCTGCTCACCGAAGAAGGCATCGCCTACCTGTACAAGGCGCGCTCCCTGGAAGAGCGTCAGGCGATGATCGCCGCTGTCGCCGGCGTCACCGCTATCGGCATGCGCCACAACCCCAAGGACACCGCGCGCATGCGCCGCGAAGGCTTGATCGCGTTGCCCGAAGACCTCGGTATCCGCCGCACCGACGCCACCCGCGAACTGTTGGCCGCCAAGAGCGTGGCCGACCTGGTGGAATGGTCCGGTGGCTTGTACAACCCGCCCGCCAAGTTCAGGAGCTGGTAA
- a CDS encoding nucleotidyltransferase domain-containing protein has protein sequence MQTLPLSTALFTVTQQKVLGLLFGKPDQSFFTNEIARWAQVGKGSLTRELERLQLAGILSMTRQGNQTHYQANPQCPIYSELLAIVRKTLSLDEPLRNALAPFAEQLTWAFIYGSIAKGEAHSSSDIDLMLIGESLNYSEVMEQLMPLEEQLGRTINPTLYTLEDWIGKWNAGNSFVQRVVQQDKINLMGGNPLESTDGQQAKPGEPAT, from the coding sequence ATGCAAACCTTGCCGCTCAGCACTGCGCTCTTCACCGTCACCCAGCAAAAAGTGCTGGGCCTGCTTTTTGGCAAGCCCGATCAAAGTTTTTTCACCAACGAAATAGCCCGCTGGGCCCAAGTGGGCAAGGGCAGCCTCACCCGCGAACTTGAGCGGTTGCAGTTGGCGGGCATCTTGAGCATGACGCGCCAAGGCAACCAGACCCACTACCAAGCCAATCCCCAGTGCCCGATTTACTCGGAGTTGTTGGCCATCGTGCGCAAGACGCTGAGCCTGGACGAACCCTTGCGCAATGCATTGGCGCCTTTCGCCGAGCAACTGACGTGGGCGTTCATCTACGGCTCCATCGCCAAGGGCGAGGCGCACTCATCCAGTGACATAGATCTGATGCTGATAGGTGAAAGCCTCAACTACAGTGAAGTCATGGAGCAGCTCATGCCGCTGGAAGAGCAACTGGGCCGCACCATCAACCCGACGCTTTACACCCTCGAAGACTGGATCGGCAAATGGAATGCCGGGAACAGTTTTGTGCAGCGGGTCGTGCAGCAGGACAAGATCAATCTGATGGGGGGCAACCCCCTGGAATCCACGGATGGACAGCAAGCCAAACCTGGAGAACCTGCAACGTAG
- a CDS encoding DUF6124 family protein, with protein MAKPTPNPPASNIFTVNPHQNTEALLVNASETLSSLNAMTCNLAFDLNTSQRAIMLGVQQMAELGQLLVDRALEQVSPAAEG; from the coding sequence ATGGCTAAACCTACCCCTAATCCACCCGCGTCCAATATCTTCACCGTAAACCCCCACCAGAACACCGAAGCTCTACTCGTCAACGCCAGTGAAACCCTGTCATCGCTGAACGCCATGACCTGCAACCTAGCCTTTGACCTGAATACTTCCCAGCGCGCAATCATGCTCGGCGTTCAGCAAATGGCCGAGTTGGGCCAGTTGCTGGTCGATAGAGCGCTGGAGCAGGTCAGCCCGGCGGCGGAAGGTTAA
- a CDS encoding polymorphic toxin type 44 domain-containing protein: MAVPLMPPGVSIFENMAIFRCKRTHLKPGSAFAYSWFYSQVRAAGPWNYKKRGREYEAFGNFNYGATGTVLGIPEHVLLRAAGVAQTVAKTTLPDFGTGWGGEPFGDDPRDQYWIRKGIEYAISQGH; the protein is encoded by the coding sequence ATGGCCGTACCGTTAATGCCGCCCGGTGTTTCAATTTTTGAAAACATGGCGATATTTCGATGCAAACGCACTCATCTCAAGCCAGGCTCGGCATTCGCTTATTCTTGGTTTTATTCTCAGGTCAGGGCTGCTGGCCCATGGAACTACAAGAAGCGAGGGCGCGAGTATGAGGCTTTTGGTAACTTCAATTACGGCGCTACGGGTACGGTGCTGGGCATTCCCGAGCATGTGTTGTTGCGAGCTGCTGGTGTGGCTCAAACCGTCGCAAAAACCACCCTTCCGGATTTTGGAACAGGGTGGGGCGGTGAGCCTTTTGGTGATGACCCACGGGACCAATATTGGATAAGAAAAGGTATTGAATATGCAATTTCGCAAGGCCACTAA
- a CDS encoding chemotaxis protein CheW: MLDHRTSQLTGLLLPLADRHLVLPNVAIAELIDFQRGEPASDAPPWYLRQVTWRDRQLPLISFEAVCGEASVTGERSRIVVLNALGGRPTLKFIAMVIQGIPRSYKLDSQLSYVDVPLCPLELAAVQVGEHVAKVPDLMGLEALLVESGLA, translated from the coding sequence ATGCTTGACCACCGCACCAGCCAACTCACCGGCCTGCTATTGCCCCTGGCTGACCGCCACCTGGTGCTGCCCAACGTTGCCATCGCCGAACTGATCGACTTCCAGCGCGGCGAACCGGCCAGCGATGCACCGCCGTGGTACCTGCGGCAAGTGACCTGGCGCGACCGGCAGTTGCCGTTGATCAGCTTTGAAGCGGTGTGCGGTGAGGCCAGCGTGACCGGCGAGCGCTCGCGGATTGTGGTGTTGAACGCGCTCGGCGGGCGACCGACGTTGAAGTTCATTGCGATGGTGATTCAGGGCATTCCCCGCTCGTACAAGCTCGATAGCCAGTTGAGTTACGTGGATGTGCCGCTGTGCCCGCTGGAACTGGCGGCGGTGCAGGTGGGGGAGCATGTGGCGAAAGTACCGGATTTGATGGGGTTGGAGGCCTTATTGGTAGAGTCCGGGTTGGCCTGA